The proteins below come from a single Plantactinospora sp. KBS50 genomic window:
- a CDS encoding YcaO-like family protein → MTSTVEVPPALRGVADRVTPLDLAKITMPGTDRACSGAESLANARGYARRVGVTRLADVTMLDRIGIPTFQAIRPQASTLTVSQGKGLTRTLASVSALMESIELWHAENFPVAGVFLDTVRGIGDSLGYDVDRDLPLEYNSLFHDDLPIEWVTATRLTDGAHVPVPYRLVVLDFREPHGWRARLFQETSNGLASGNTFVEATLHALYEVIERDAVSRAHRAGTAGRAFDPRLLGSAPVDSLLDRFAAAEVSVDVRWLPSPTGLPCVAARIVSPDYQILSGGYGCHLATEIATTRALTEAAQSRLTLISGGRDDLHRGQYRPVYRMLDPVKDAPPGPESIRGQVATAHRTLLDDLAEVQRRATAAFSAPLLVDMSQPEVGACVAKVLVPGAQLSEGVA, encoded by the coding sequence ATGACCTCAACCGTCGAGGTGCCTCCGGCGCTGCGCGGCGTCGCCGACCGGGTCACCCCGCTCGACCTTGCCAAGATCACCATGCCGGGCACGGACCGCGCCTGTTCCGGCGCCGAGAGCCTCGCCAACGCCCGCGGGTACGCACGGCGGGTGGGCGTGACGCGCCTGGCCGATGTGACCATGCTGGATCGAATCGGGATCCCGACGTTCCAGGCGATCCGCCCGCAGGCCAGCACGCTGACCGTCTCGCAGGGCAAGGGGCTGACCCGGACCCTGGCCAGCGTGTCGGCGCTGATGGAATCGATCGAGCTGTGGCATGCGGAGAACTTCCCGGTCGCCGGCGTCTTCCTCGACACGGTGCGCGGGATCGGCGACTCGCTCGGCTACGACGTGGATCGGGACCTCCCCCTGGAGTACAACTCCCTGTTCCACGACGACCTGCCGATCGAGTGGGTGACCGCGACCCGGCTGACCGACGGTGCCCACGTCCCCGTGCCGTACCGCCTGGTGGTGCTGGACTTCCGCGAGCCGCACGGCTGGCGGGCGCGGCTGTTCCAGGAGACCTCCAACGGGCTGGCCAGCGGGAACACCTTCGTCGAGGCGACGCTGCACGCGCTGTACGAGGTGATCGAGCGGGACGCGGTGTCGCGCGCCCACCGCGCCGGGACCGCGGGCAGGGCGTTCGATCCGCGGCTGCTCGGCTCGGCGCCGGTCGACTCGCTGCTGGACCGGTTCGCGGCGGCGGAGGTCTCGGTGGACGTGCGCTGGCTGCCCAGCCCCACCGGGCTGCCCTGTGTGGCGGCCCGGATCGTGTCGCCGGACTACCAGATCCTCTCCGGCGGGTACGGGTGCCACCTGGCCACCGAGATCGCGACGACGCGGGCGCTGACCGAGGCGGCACAGTCACGGCTGACGTTGATCTCCGGCGGCCGGGACGACCTGCACCGGGGGCAGTACCGGCCGGTGTACCGGATGCTGGATCCGGTCAAGGACGCGCCGCCCGGGCCGGAGTCGATCCGCGGGCAGGTCGCGACCGCACACCGGACGCTGCTGGATGACCTGGCGGAGGTGCAGCGGCGGGCCACGGCCGCGTTCTCGGCACCGCTGCTGGTGGACATGTCGCAGCCCGAGGTCGGTGCCTGCGTGGCGAAGGTGCTGGTGCCCGGTGCGCAGCTGAGCGAGGGAGTGGCGTGA
- a CDS encoding TfuA-like protein: protein MNRLLVYAGPTLPASRVAAIAPDAEVRPPVESGTLQRDRIGAGDVAVIIDGLYRDRPAVRHKEILRAVDAGAVVIGAASMGAMRAAELDGLGMVGVGEVYRMYASGDIDGDDEVAVRHSPQELGYRADSVALVNLRYGGKLAVSRQVAPASAVESLIEAARGLVFDERTWTRLASFAPASLIQFLRRAECDVKARDAAEAVAHAMSVATATADTGPAATAAPATASGPATIGPAATAPAAAAPATASGPAASGPAATAGASAGTAPPWRTSYLRDWVTYWQEAELGPSGDWVAAVDVLEAARLHFDGYPELHHEALSGMLRELTPDPAGFAMRSLGLRVDSPPPERLAMLLSAPERTLPVPEQAVLILLRSWPINLCRDWRPRVLALLRRHPAWPEWTALVHRADDARNDGGTQARPEVAAMLFLHRWGASGPTVPHALARRGFLTLPGLERSAVRFGTLALRQRAAMRR, encoded by the coding sequence GTGAACCGACTGCTGGTGTATGCGGGGCCGACGCTGCCCGCCTCGCGGGTTGCGGCCATCGCGCCGGATGCCGAGGTGCGACCGCCGGTGGAGAGTGGGACGTTGCAGCGGGATCGGATCGGCGCCGGCGATGTGGCGGTGATCATCGACGGACTGTACCGGGACCGGCCGGCGGTACGGCACAAGGAGATTCTGCGCGCGGTCGACGCGGGAGCGGTGGTCATCGGGGCGGCCAGCATGGGAGCGATGCGGGCGGCGGAGCTGGACGGCCTCGGCATGGTCGGCGTCGGCGAGGTGTACCGGATGTACGCCAGCGGCGACATCGACGGTGACGACGAGGTCGCGGTCCGGCACAGCCCGCAGGAGCTGGGATATCGGGCCGACTCCGTGGCCCTGGTGAATCTGCGGTACGGCGGGAAGCTGGCGGTGTCCCGACAGGTGGCGCCGGCCTCGGCGGTCGAGTCGTTGATCGAGGCGGCCCGCGGGCTGGTCTTCGACGAGCGGACCTGGACGCGGCTGGCCTCGTTCGCCCCGGCATCGCTGATCCAGTTCCTGCGCCGGGCCGAATGCGACGTGAAGGCACGGGACGCCGCGGAGGCGGTCGCCCACGCGATGTCCGTGGCGACCGCGACCGCTGACACCGGGCCGGCCGCCACCGCCGCCCCGGCCACCGCCTCCGGACCGGCCACCATTGGACCGGCCGCCACCGCCCCGGCCGCCGCCGCCCCGGCCACCGCCTCCGGACCGGCCGCCTCCGGACCGGCCGCCACCGCTGGTGCGTCGGCCGGAACGGCTCCGCCGTGGCGGACCAGCTACCTGCGCGACTGGGTGACCTACTGGCAAGAGGCCGAACTCGGCCCGTCCGGGGACTGGGTGGCGGCGGTGGACGTGCTCGAAGCGGCTCGGCTGCACTTCGACGGCTATCCCGAGCTGCACCACGAGGCGCTGTCCGGAATGCTCCGCGAGCTGACCCCGGACCCGGCCGGATTCGCGATGCGCTCCCTGGGCCTGCGCGTGGACTCGCCGCCGCCCGAGCGCCTGGCCATGCTGCTGTCCGCGCCGGAGCGCACGCTGCCCGTACCGGAGCAGGCGGTGCTGATCCTGCTCCGGAGTTGGCCGATCAACCTCTGCCGGGACTGGCGGCCGCGGGTCCTCGCCCTGCTGCGGCGGCACCCGGCCTGGCCGGAGTGGACCGCACTGGTGCACCGGGCCGACGACGCGCGCAACGACGGCGGGACGCAGGCTCGTCCGGAGGTGGCCGCGATGCTGTTCCTGCACCGGTGGGGCGCCTCCGGCCCGACGGTGCCGCACGCGCTCGCCCGGCGCGGCTTCCTGACCCTGCCCGGCCTGGAGCGAAGCGCCGTCCGGTTCGGCACACTGGCGCTGCGACAGCGGGCCGCAATGCGCCGATAA
- a CDS encoding ABC transporter permease yields the protein MFFREFALLTRNRVNFVLSLMPTLVYLLLMNTSLSNLVGAVDYRGITLRYDVFLLPMVLMSAILSASLISGMALFQEEMSGVSTELWSYPLRRSRYLAGKILTGVGVVVLQAAVALAVAVAVLRMSLDLSRWLALGVTLVVTAAAFNALYLVVALIIDDFQLFNIITNTSLPILLFSSPSMYTREHMPEVLRWVSVVNPVTYGVTGMRDAVAFGFGEAWPALLVLGTLAPITYLLASTALLRRAASM from the coding sequence GTTCTTCCGCGAGTTCGCGCTGCTCACCCGCAACCGGGTGAACTTCGTGCTGTCGCTGATGCCGACCCTGGTCTACCTGCTGTTGATGAACACCTCGCTGAGCAACCTGGTCGGCGCGGTCGACTACCGCGGCATCACCCTGCGCTACGACGTGTTCCTCCTGCCCATGGTCCTGATGTCGGCCATCCTCAGCGCCTCGCTGATCTCCGGCATGGCGCTGTTCCAGGAGGAGATGAGCGGCGTGTCGACCGAGCTGTGGTCGTACCCGCTGCGCCGCTCGCGCTACCTGGCCGGCAAGATCCTGACCGGCGTCGGCGTGGTCGTGTTGCAGGCCGCGGTCGCGCTCGCGGTCGCGGTCGCGGTGCTGCGCATGTCCCTGGACCTGTCCCGCTGGCTGGCGCTTGGCGTGACGCTGGTGGTGACGGCCGCCGCCTTCAACGCGCTCTACCTGGTCGTCGCCCTGATCATCGACGACTTCCAGCTGTTCAACATCATCACCAACACGTCGCTGCCGATCCTGCTCTTCTCCAGCCCGTCCATGTACACCCGCGAGCACATGCCGGAGGTGCTGCGCTGGGTGTCCGTGGTCAACCCGGTCACCTACGGCGTGACCGGCATGCGCGACGCGGTCGCGTTCGGATTCGGCGAGGCCTGGCCGGCGTTGCTGGTGCTCGGCACGCTCGCGCCGATCACCTACCTGCTGGCCAGCACCGCGCTGTTGCGGCGCGCCGCGAGCATGTGA